A window of the Euwallacea fornicatus isolate EFF26 chromosome 15, ASM4011564v1, whole genome shotgun sequence genome harbors these coding sequences:
- the jar gene encoding myosin heavy chain 95F isoform X4 — MDETVWARDPIEGFILGRINEITADGAEVAPVDPKYTKRILPFSDIFRANVEKDRDYDDNCEMMFLNEGSLLNNIRTRYYKNKIYSYVANILIAVNPYKEIPELYSSKTIKAYKGKSLGELPPHVFAIADKAFRDMRVFKQSQSIIVSGESGAGKTESTKHLLKYLCEDGSAGPIEHKILDANPILEAFGNAKTTRNNNSSRFGKFIEVHFDNKFQVAGGYISHYLLEKSRICSPLGEERSYHIFYMLMAGGPESLRQKLGLGKPDEFNYLKHGCTRYFAKPSTEKGFSPGQKSAAQIKQGALRDILIDDVDDFKNLDLALSRLDMSEGERLQVYSTVAAVLHLGNIEFEENPEDTRGGCRVAKGGEKPLVTASKLLEIDPEELRQALVSRVMQSARGGLKGTVIMVPLKLHEANNARDALAKAVYSNLFDYIVSRINQSIPFQTSRYYIGVLDIAGFEFFTVNSFEQFCINYCNEKLQQFFNERILKFEQELYKREGLSVPEISFTDNQDSIDVIEGKSKGILTLLDEESKLPKPSYTHFTEVVHKTWGKNYRLGLPRSSKLKAHRSIRDDEGFLIRHFAGAVCYQTKQFIDKNNDALHASLEGIIQESKNKLIQTLFATSMAQKGKLTFVSVGSKFKTQLQELMEKLRNNGTNFIRCIKPNNKMVDHQFDGSLSLMQLTCSGMASVLELMEHGFPSRAPFADLHNLYKTYLPKELMQLSSKMFCESMLHSLKLQDKDFKFGITRLFFRPGKFAEFDKIMRSDPENLTAIVAKVKKWVIKSRWLKAQFCALTVIKMKNKIIYRRQALIIVQKHLRGYLVKKKYGPRIKTVKNIRLLNGKLKQLESVAQQLKKDKEVSINGINQLKSELNASVEKIKKDDKMDEKATESIYTGLVGKINQQLANLEKKVQEQKNREEQDRLKKIQEEMERERRKKEEEERKLREEEDNRKKKAEMEAKRKLEEETRLRAEEADRKMAIELQKQQEQMEQEERKYQEQLEQERQDRELALRLAQESNGQIEESPPLIRKSEAVRSQQANLTKGKYDLSKWKYSELRDTINTSCDIDLLEACRHEFHRRLKVYHAWKAKNKKRTVMNDNERAPLSVLESAQKTPRLPQKAVLDNNTQRFFRIPFQRSGGDPNMKGWWYAHFDGQYVARQMELHPDKQPILLVAGKDDMQMCELSLEETGLTRKRGAEILENEFNKDWEKNGGKSYVRPADRK, encoded by the exons ATGATAACT GTGAGATGATGTTTCTCAATGAAGGTTCTTTACTAAACAACATTCGTACTAggtattacaaaaataaaatctat TCCTACGTAGCCAACATTTTAATAGCAGTAAACCCCTACAAAGAAATTCCAGAACTATATTCCTCCAAGACGATCAAAGCCTACAAGGGAAAATCGTTAGGAGAGTTGCCGCCACATGTCTTTGCCATTGCCGATAAGGCTTTCAGAGACATGAGAGTTTTTAAGCAGTCCCAATCCATTATCGTTTCTGGAGAATCAGGAGCCG GAAAGACCGAATCCACTAAACATTTGCTGAAGTATTTGTGTGAGGACGGAAGCGCTGGTCCCATAGAACACAAAATCCTGGATGCTAATCCTATCTTGGAGGCTTTTGGTAATGCCAAAACCACAAGGAATAACAACAG tTCGAGATTTGGTAAATTTATTGAGGTACATTTCGACAACAAATTCCAAGTGGCTGGAGGCTACATTTCGCATTATTTGCTGGAGAAGAGCAGGATTTGTTCTCCGCTAGGCGAGGAGCGAAGctaccacatattttacatgTTGATGGCAGGAGGTCCTGAGAGTTTAAGACAGAAGCTGGGACTTGGAAAACCTGATGAATTCAAT TATCTAAAACATGGTTGTACGCGATACTTCGCTAAACCTTCCACCGAGAAAGGTTTCTCTCCCGGACAAAAGAGTGCTGCGCAGATCAAGCAGGGTGCACTGAGGGATATACTTATTGACGACGTAgacgactttaaaaatttggatttgGCTCTTTCTCGATTGGACATGTCTGAGGGCGAGAGATTGCAGGTATATTCAACAGTGGCCGCAGTATTACATTTGGGAAATATCG AGTTCGAAGAAAATCCTGAAGATACAAGGGGAGGTTGTCGAGTTGCCAAAGGAGGTGAGAAGCCTTTGGTGACTGcttcaaaattattagaaattgaTCCTGAAGAACTAAGGCAGGCCTTGGTCTCGAGAGTAATGCAAAGCGCTAGAGGCGGCCTTAAAGGCACAGTTATAAT GGTACCTTTGAAATTACACGAAGCAAACAACGCAAGAGATGCGTTGGCAAAGGCAGTTTACAGCAACCTTTTCGACTATATTGTCAGCAGAATCAATCAAAGCATTCCGTTTCAGACTTCTAGGTATTACATCGGAGTATTGGATATCGCAGGCTTTG AATTTTTTACGGTAAATAGTTTCGAGCAATTCTGTATCAACTATTGCAACGAAAAGCTGCAACAATTCTTCAATGAACGCATCCTAAAATTTGAACAAGAGTTATACAAGCGAGAAGGTTTGAGCGTGCCGGAGATCTCGTTTACCGACAACCAGGACTCTATCGATGTTATTGAGGGTAAAAGTAAGGGAATTTTAACTTTGTTGGATGAGGAGTCAAAGTTACCCAAGCCTTCTTATACGCATTTTACCGAAGTGGTGCATAAAACGTGGGGCAAGAATTACAG ATTGGGGCTGCCACGCTCTTCCAAACTTAAAGCCCATAGGAGTATTCGAGACGACGAAGGTTTCCTTATTAGGCATTTTGCCGGCGCGGTTTGTTATCAAACT AAACAATTTATCGACAAAAATAACGATGCTCTGCACGCCTCTCTTGAGGGCATCATCCAGGAGAGTAAAAACAAACTTATCCAAACACTCTTCGCCACTTCCATGGCTCAAAAGGGCAAATTAACTTTTGTTAGTGTTggaagtaaatttaaaacgcAGCTGCAGGAGTTAATGGAAAAGTTGAGGAATAat GGTACAAATTTCATTCGTTGCATTAAGCCCAACAACAAAATGGTCGACCATCAATTCGATGGCAGTTTAAGTCTTATGCAGCTAACTTGTTCAG gaatgGCGTCCGTTTTGGAGCTCATGGAGCATGGTTTCCCCAGTAGGGCACCTTTCGCCGACCTCCATAACTTGTACAAAACGTACCTGCCGAAAGAATTAATGCAGCTCTCCTCTAAAATGTTCTGCgaa TCCATGTTGCACAGCCTCAAGCTTCAAGACAAAGATTTTAAGTTCGGCATTACTCGGTTATTTTTTAGACCTGGGAAATTTGCCGAATTTGACAAAATCATGCGTTCCGACCCGGAGAATTTAACGGCCATAGTCGCCAAAGTCAAAAAATGGGTGATTAAGTCCAGATGGCTAAAAGCACAGTTCTGTGCCTTGACCGtcataaaaa TGAAGAATAAGATAATCTATAGGCGCCAGGCATTGATTATCGTCCAAAAACACCTCAGGGGGTATCTGGTGAAAAAGAAGTATGGCCCTAGGATCAAGACTGTTAAAAATATCCGTTTACTGAATGGAAAACTGAAGCAACTGGAGAGCGTGGCGCAGCAACTGAAAAAGGATAAAGAAGTTTCGATCAATGGAATCAATCAGTTGAAGTCCGAGCTTAATGCTTCAGTTGAGAAGATTAAG AAGGATGACAAAATGGACGAGAAAGCTACAGAAAGTATTTACACCGGTTTGGTGGGGAAGATCAACCAACAGCTGGCTAATTTGGAGAAAAAGGTTCAAGAACAAAAGAACCGAGAGGAGCAAGATCG gttgaaaaaaattcaagaggAAATGGAAAGAGAGAGACGTAagaaagaagaagaagaacgTAAGCTGAGAGAGGAAGAAGACAACCGAAAGAAGAAGGCTGAAATGGAGGCTAAGAGGAAGCTGGAGGAGGAAACAAGGCTAAGAGCG GAGGAAGCAGATAGAAAGATGGCtatcgagctccaaaaacAACAGGAACAAATGGAACAAGAAGAACGCAAGTATCAAGAACAACTAGAGCAAGAGAGACAAGACCGGGAACTTGCCCTCAGATTGGCTCAAGAGAGCAATGGCCAGATCGAAGAAAGCCCACCGTTAATCAGAaa ATCTGAGGCTGTTAGATCCCAACAAGCAAATCTAACAAAGGGCAAATACGACCTTTCCAAGTGGAAGTATTCAGAGTTGCGAGACACTATTAACACTTCCTGCGATATTGACTTGTTGGAGGCTTGCAGGCACGAGTTTCATCGCAG GTTAAAGGTGTATCATGCCTGGAAGGCGAAGAATAAGAAGAGAACTGTGATGAATGATAACGAACGGGCTCCCTTATCGGTCTTGGAATCTGCCCAGAAAACCCCCAG ATTGCCTCAGAAGGCGGTGCTTGACAACAACACGCAACGCTTCTTTAGAATCCCCTTCCAAAGATCAGGGGGAGATCCTAACATGAAAGGTTGGTGGTACGCTCACTTCGATGGTCAATACGTCGCTCGCCAAATGGAATTGCATCCAGATAAACAACCCATTTTATTAGTAGCTG GTAAAGACGACATGCAAATGTGCGAGCTTTCTCTAGAAGAAACGGGGTTAACCAGAAAGAGAGGCGCTgaaattctagaaaatgaatttaataagGATTGGGAGAAAAACGGGGGAAAATCCTATGTAAGGCCTGCCGATAGGAAGTAG
- the jar gene encoding myosin heavy chain 95F isoform X3, with the protein MDETVWARDPIEGFILGRINEITADGAEVAPVDPKYTKRILPFSDIFRANVEKDRDYDDNCEMMFLNEGSLLNNIRTRYYKNKIYSYVANILIAVNPYKEIPELYSSKTIKAYKGKSLGELPPHVFAIADKAFRDMRVFKQSQSIIVSGESGAGKTESTKHLLKYLCEDGSAGPIEHKILDANPILEAFGNAKTTRNNNSSRFGKFIEVHFDNKFQVAGGYISHYLLEKSRICSPLGEERSYHIFYMLMAGGPESLRQKLGLGKPDEFNYLKHGCTRYFAKPSTEKGFSPGQKSAAQIKQGALRDILIDDVDDFKNLDLALSRLDMSEGERLQVYSTVAAVLHLGNIEFEENPEDTRGGCRVAKGGEKPLVTASKLLEIDPEELRQALVSRVMQSARGGLKGTVIMVPLKLHEANNARDALAKAVYSNLFDYIVSRINQSIPFQTSRYYIGVLDIAGFEFFTVNSFEQFCINYCNEKLQQFFNERILKFEQELYKREGLSVPEISFTDNQDSIDVIEGKSKGILTLLDEESKLPKPSYTHFTEVVHKTWGKNYRLGLPRSSKLKAHRSIRDDEGFLIRHFAGAVCYQTKQFIDKNNDALHASLEGIIQESKNKLIQTLFATSMAQKGKLTFVSVGSKFKTQLQELMEKLRNNGTNFIRCIKPNNKMVDHQFDGSLSLMQLTCSGMASVLELMEHGFPSRAPFADLHNLYKTYLPKELMQLSSKMFCESMLHSLKLQDKDFKFGITRLFFRPGKFAEFDKIMRSDPENLTAIVAKVKKWVIKSRWLKAQFCALTVIKMKNKIIYRRQALIIVQKHLRGYLVKKKYGPRIKTVKNIRLLNGKLKQLESVAQQLKKDKEVSINGINQLKSELNASVEKIKKDDKMDEKATESIYTGLVGKINQQLANLEKKVQEQKNREEQDRLKKIQEEMERERRKKEEEERKLREEEDNRKKKAEMEAKRKLEEETRLRADQDIRYADVISQEEADRKMAIELQKQQEQMEQEERKYQEQLEQERQDRELALRLAQESNGQIEESPPLIRKSEAVRSQQANLTKGKYDLSKWKYSELRDTINTSCDIDLLEACRHEFHRRLKVYHAWKAKNKKRTVMNDNERAPLSVLESAQKTPRLPQKAVLDNNTQRFFRIPFQRSGGDPNMKGWWYAHFDGQYVARQMELHPDKQPILLVAGKDDMQMCELSLEETGLTRKRGAEILENEFNKDWEKNGGKSYVRPADRK; encoded by the exons ATGATAACT GTGAGATGATGTTTCTCAATGAAGGTTCTTTACTAAACAACATTCGTACTAggtattacaaaaataaaatctat TCCTACGTAGCCAACATTTTAATAGCAGTAAACCCCTACAAAGAAATTCCAGAACTATATTCCTCCAAGACGATCAAAGCCTACAAGGGAAAATCGTTAGGAGAGTTGCCGCCACATGTCTTTGCCATTGCCGATAAGGCTTTCAGAGACATGAGAGTTTTTAAGCAGTCCCAATCCATTATCGTTTCTGGAGAATCAGGAGCCG GAAAGACCGAATCCACTAAACATTTGCTGAAGTATTTGTGTGAGGACGGAAGCGCTGGTCCCATAGAACACAAAATCCTGGATGCTAATCCTATCTTGGAGGCTTTTGGTAATGCCAAAACCACAAGGAATAACAACAG tTCGAGATTTGGTAAATTTATTGAGGTACATTTCGACAACAAATTCCAAGTGGCTGGAGGCTACATTTCGCATTATTTGCTGGAGAAGAGCAGGATTTGTTCTCCGCTAGGCGAGGAGCGAAGctaccacatattttacatgTTGATGGCAGGAGGTCCTGAGAGTTTAAGACAGAAGCTGGGACTTGGAAAACCTGATGAATTCAAT TATCTAAAACATGGTTGTACGCGATACTTCGCTAAACCTTCCACCGAGAAAGGTTTCTCTCCCGGACAAAAGAGTGCTGCGCAGATCAAGCAGGGTGCACTGAGGGATATACTTATTGACGACGTAgacgactttaaaaatttggatttgGCTCTTTCTCGATTGGACATGTCTGAGGGCGAGAGATTGCAGGTATATTCAACAGTGGCCGCAGTATTACATTTGGGAAATATCG AGTTCGAAGAAAATCCTGAAGATACAAGGGGAGGTTGTCGAGTTGCCAAAGGAGGTGAGAAGCCTTTGGTGACTGcttcaaaattattagaaattgaTCCTGAAGAACTAAGGCAGGCCTTGGTCTCGAGAGTAATGCAAAGCGCTAGAGGCGGCCTTAAAGGCACAGTTATAAT GGTACCTTTGAAATTACACGAAGCAAACAACGCAAGAGATGCGTTGGCAAAGGCAGTTTACAGCAACCTTTTCGACTATATTGTCAGCAGAATCAATCAAAGCATTCCGTTTCAGACTTCTAGGTATTACATCGGAGTATTGGATATCGCAGGCTTTG AATTTTTTACGGTAAATAGTTTCGAGCAATTCTGTATCAACTATTGCAACGAAAAGCTGCAACAATTCTTCAATGAACGCATCCTAAAATTTGAACAAGAGTTATACAAGCGAGAAGGTTTGAGCGTGCCGGAGATCTCGTTTACCGACAACCAGGACTCTATCGATGTTATTGAGGGTAAAAGTAAGGGAATTTTAACTTTGTTGGATGAGGAGTCAAAGTTACCCAAGCCTTCTTATACGCATTTTACCGAAGTGGTGCATAAAACGTGGGGCAAGAATTACAG ATTGGGGCTGCCACGCTCTTCCAAACTTAAAGCCCATAGGAGTATTCGAGACGACGAAGGTTTCCTTATTAGGCATTTTGCCGGCGCGGTTTGTTATCAAACT AAACAATTTATCGACAAAAATAACGATGCTCTGCACGCCTCTCTTGAGGGCATCATCCAGGAGAGTAAAAACAAACTTATCCAAACACTCTTCGCCACTTCCATGGCTCAAAAGGGCAAATTAACTTTTGTTAGTGTTggaagtaaatttaaaacgcAGCTGCAGGAGTTAATGGAAAAGTTGAGGAATAat GGTACAAATTTCATTCGTTGCATTAAGCCCAACAACAAAATGGTCGACCATCAATTCGATGGCAGTTTAAGTCTTATGCAGCTAACTTGTTCAG gaatgGCGTCCGTTTTGGAGCTCATGGAGCATGGTTTCCCCAGTAGGGCACCTTTCGCCGACCTCCATAACTTGTACAAAACGTACCTGCCGAAAGAATTAATGCAGCTCTCCTCTAAAATGTTCTGCgaa TCCATGTTGCACAGCCTCAAGCTTCAAGACAAAGATTTTAAGTTCGGCATTACTCGGTTATTTTTTAGACCTGGGAAATTTGCCGAATTTGACAAAATCATGCGTTCCGACCCGGAGAATTTAACGGCCATAGTCGCCAAAGTCAAAAAATGGGTGATTAAGTCCAGATGGCTAAAAGCACAGTTCTGTGCCTTGACCGtcataaaaa TGAAGAATAAGATAATCTATAGGCGCCAGGCATTGATTATCGTCCAAAAACACCTCAGGGGGTATCTGGTGAAAAAGAAGTATGGCCCTAGGATCAAGACTGTTAAAAATATCCGTTTACTGAATGGAAAACTGAAGCAACTGGAGAGCGTGGCGCAGCAACTGAAAAAGGATAAAGAAGTTTCGATCAATGGAATCAATCAGTTGAAGTCCGAGCTTAATGCTTCAGTTGAGAAGATTAAG AAGGATGACAAAATGGACGAGAAAGCTACAGAAAGTATTTACACCGGTTTGGTGGGGAAGATCAACCAACAGCTGGCTAATTTGGAGAAAAAGGTTCAAGAACAAAAGAACCGAGAGGAGCAAGATCG gttgaaaaaaattcaagaggAAATGGAAAGAGAGAGACGTAagaaagaagaagaagaacgTAAGCTGAGAGAGGAAGAAGACAACCGAAAGAAGAAGGCTGAAATGGAGGCTAAGAGGAAGCTGGAGGAGGAAACAAGGCTAAGAGCG GATCAAGATATCCGCTATGCCGATGTAATCTCCCAA GAGGAAGCAGATAGAAAGATGGCtatcgagctccaaaaacAACAGGAACAAATGGAACAAGAAGAACGCAAGTATCAAGAACAACTAGAGCAAGAGAGACAAGACCGGGAACTTGCCCTCAGATTGGCTCAAGAGAGCAATGGCCAGATCGAAGAAAGCCCACCGTTAATCAGAaa ATCTGAGGCTGTTAGATCCCAACAAGCAAATCTAACAAAGGGCAAATACGACCTTTCCAAGTGGAAGTATTCAGAGTTGCGAGACACTATTAACACTTCCTGCGATATTGACTTGTTGGAGGCTTGCAGGCACGAGTTTCATCGCAG GTTAAAGGTGTATCATGCCTGGAAGGCGAAGAATAAGAAGAGAACTGTGATGAATGATAACGAACGGGCTCCCTTATCGGTCTTGGAATCTGCCCAGAAAACCCCCAG ATTGCCTCAGAAGGCGGTGCTTGACAACAACACGCAACGCTTCTTTAGAATCCCCTTCCAAAGATCAGGGGGAGATCCTAACATGAAAGGTTGGTGGTACGCTCACTTCGATGGTCAATACGTCGCTCGCCAAATGGAATTGCATCCAGATAAACAACCCATTTTATTAGTAGCTG GTAAAGACGACATGCAAATGTGCGAGCTTTCTCTAGAAGAAACGGGGTTAACCAGAAAGAGAGGCGCTgaaattctagaaaatgaatttaataagGATTGGGAGAAAAACGGGGGAAAATCCTATGTAAGGCCTGCCGATAGGAAGTAG
- the jar gene encoding myosin heavy chain 95F isoform X1, whose amino-acid sequence MDETVWARDPIEGFILGRINEITADGAEVAPVDPKYTKRILPFSDIFRANVEKDRDYDDNCEMMFLNEGSLLNNIRTRYYKNKIYSYVANILIAVNPYKEIPELYSSKTIKAYKGKSLGELPPHVFAIADKAFRDMRVFKQSQSIIVSGESGAGKTESTKHLLKYLCEDGSAGPIEHKILDANPILEAFGNAKTTRNNNSSRFGKFIEVHFDNKFQVAGGYISHYLLEKSRICSPLGEERSYHIFYMLMAGGPESLRQKLGLGKPDEFNYLKHGCTRYFAKPSTEKGFSPGQKSAAQIKQGALRDILIDDVDDFKNLDLALSRLDMSEGERLQVYSTVAAVLHLGNIEFEENPEDTRGGCRVAKGGEKPLVTASKLLEIDPEELRQALVSRVMQSARGGLKGTVIMVPLKLHEANNARDALAKAVYSNLFDYIVSRINQSIPFQTSRYYIGVLDIAGFEFFTVNSFEQFCINYCNEKLQQFFNERILKFEQELYKREGLSVPEISFTDNQDSIDVIEGKSKGILTLLDEESKLPKPSYTHFTEVVHKTWGKNYRLGLPRSSKLKAHRSIRDDEGFLIRHFAGAVCYQTKQFIDKNNDALHASLEGIIQESKNKLIQTLFATSMAQKGKLTFVSVGSKFKTQLQELMEKLRNNGTNFIRCIKPNNKMVDHQFDGSLSLMQLTCSGMASVLELMEHGFPSRAPFADLHNLYKTYLPKELMQLSSKMFCESMLHSLKLQDKDFKFGITRLFFRPGKFAEFDKIMRSDPENLTAIVAKVKKWVIKSRWLKAQFCALTVIKMKNKIIYRRQALIIVQKHLRGYLVKKKYGPRIKTVKNIRLLNGKLKQLESVAQQLKKDKEVSINGINQLKSELNASVEKIKKDDKMDEKATESIYTGLVGKINQQLANLEKKVQEQKNREEQDRLKKIQEEMERERRKKEEEERKLREEEDNRKKKAEMEAKRKLEEETRLRADQDIRYADVISQEEADRKMAIELQKQQEQMEQEERKYQEQLEQERQDRELALRLAQESNGQIEESPPLIRNGYNGTDPQRASFKLNRSEAVRSQQANLTKGKYDLSKWKYSELRDTINTSCDIDLLEACRHEFHRRLKVYHAWKAKNKKRTVMNDNERAPLSVLESAQKTPRLPQKAVLDNNTQRFFRIPFQRSGGDPNMKGWWYAHFDGQYVARQMELHPDKQPILLVAGKDDMQMCELSLEETGLTRKRGAEILENEFNKDWEKNGGKSYVRPADRK is encoded by the exons ATGATAACT GTGAGATGATGTTTCTCAATGAAGGTTCTTTACTAAACAACATTCGTACTAggtattacaaaaataaaatctat TCCTACGTAGCCAACATTTTAATAGCAGTAAACCCCTACAAAGAAATTCCAGAACTATATTCCTCCAAGACGATCAAAGCCTACAAGGGAAAATCGTTAGGAGAGTTGCCGCCACATGTCTTTGCCATTGCCGATAAGGCTTTCAGAGACATGAGAGTTTTTAAGCAGTCCCAATCCATTATCGTTTCTGGAGAATCAGGAGCCG GAAAGACCGAATCCACTAAACATTTGCTGAAGTATTTGTGTGAGGACGGAAGCGCTGGTCCCATAGAACACAAAATCCTGGATGCTAATCCTATCTTGGAGGCTTTTGGTAATGCCAAAACCACAAGGAATAACAACAG tTCGAGATTTGGTAAATTTATTGAGGTACATTTCGACAACAAATTCCAAGTGGCTGGAGGCTACATTTCGCATTATTTGCTGGAGAAGAGCAGGATTTGTTCTCCGCTAGGCGAGGAGCGAAGctaccacatattttacatgTTGATGGCAGGAGGTCCTGAGAGTTTAAGACAGAAGCTGGGACTTGGAAAACCTGATGAATTCAAT TATCTAAAACATGGTTGTACGCGATACTTCGCTAAACCTTCCACCGAGAAAGGTTTCTCTCCCGGACAAAAGAGTGCTGCGCAGATCAAGCAGGGTGCACTGAGGGATATACTTATTGACGACGTAgacgactttaaaaatttggatttgGCTCTTTCTCGATTGGACATGTCTGAGGGCGAGAGATTGCAGGTATATTCAACAGTGGCCGCAGTATTACATTTGGGAAATATCG AGTTCGAAGAAAATCCTGAAGATACAAGGGGAGGTTGTCGAGTTGCCAAAGGAGGTGAGAAGCCTTTGGTGACTGcttcaaaattattagaaattgaTCCTGAAGAACTAAGGCAGGCCTTGGTCTCGAGAGTAATGCAAAGCGCTAGAGGCGGCCTTAAAGGCACAGTTATAAT GGTACCTTTGAAATTACACGAAGCAAACAACGCAAGAGATGCGTTGGCAAAGGCAGTTTACAGCAACCTTTTCGACTATATTGTCAGCAGAATCAATCAAAGCATTCCGTTTCAGACTTCTAGGTATTACATCGGAGTATTGGATATCGCAGGCTTTG AATTTTTTACGGTAAATAGTTTCGAGCAATTCTGTATCAACTATTGCAACGAAAAGCTGCAACAATTCTTCAATGAACGCATCCTAAAATTTGAACAAGAGTTATACAAGCGAGAAGGTTTGAGCGTGCCGGAGATCTCGTTTACCGACAACCAGGACTCTATCGATGTTATTGAGGGTAAAAGTAAGGGAATTTTAACTTTGTTGGATGAGGAGTCAAAGTTACCCAAGCCTTCTTATACGCATTTTACCGAAGTGGTGCATAAAACGTGGGGCAAGAATTACAG ATTGGGGCTGCCACGCTCTTCCAAACTTAAAGCCCATAGGAGTATTCGAGACGACGAAGGTTTCCTTATTAGGCATTTTGCCGGCGCGGTTTGTTATCAAACT AAACAATTTATCGACAAAAATAACGATGCTCTGCACGCCTCTCTTGAGGGCATCATCCAGGAGAGTAAAAACAAACTTATCCAAACACTCTTCGCCACTTCCATGGCTCAAAAGGGCAAATTAACTTTTGTTAGTGTTggaagtaaatttaaaacgcAGCTGCAGGAGTTAATGGAAAAGTTGAGGAATAat GGTACAAATTTCATTCGTTGCATTAAGCCCAACAACAAAATGGTCGACCATCAATTCGATGGCAGTTTAAGTCTTATGCAGCTAACTTGTTCAG gaatgGCGTCCGTTTTGGAGCTCATGGAGCATGGTTTCCCCAGTAGGGCACCTTTCGCCGACCTCCATAACTTGTACAAAACGTACCTGCCGAAAGAATTAATGCAGCTCTCCTCTAAAATGTTCTGCgaa TCCATGTTGCACAGCCTCAAGCTTCAAGACAAAGATTTTAAGTTCGGCATTACTCGGTTATTTTTTAGACCTGGGAAATTTGCCGAATTTGACAAAATCATGCGTTCCGACCCGGAGAATTTAACGGCCATAGTCGCCAAAGTCAAAAAATGGGTGATTAAGTCCAGATGGCTAAAAGCACAGTTCTGTGCCTTGACCGtcataaaaa TGAAGAATAAGATAATCTATAGGCGCCAGGCATTGATTATCGTCCAAAAACACCTCAGGGGGTATCTGGTGAAAAAGAAGTATGGCCCTAGGATCAAGACTGTTAAAAATATCCGTTTACTGAATGGAAAACTGAAGCAACTGGAGAGCGTGGCGCAGCAACTGAAAAAGGATAAAGAAGTTTCGATCAATGGAATCAATCAGTTGAAGTCCGAGCTTAATGCTTCAGTTGAGAAGATTAAG AAGGATGACAAAATGGACGAGAAAGCTACAGAAAGTATTTACACCGGTTTGGTGGGGAAGATCAACCAACAGCTGGCTAATTTGGAGAAAAAGGTTCAAGAACAAAAGAACCGAGAGGAGCAAGATCG gttgaaaaaaattcaagaggAAATGGAAAGAGAGAGACGTAagaaagaagaagaagaacgTAAGCTGAGAGAGGAAGAAGACAACCGAAAGAAGAAGGCTGAAATGGAGGCTAAGAGGAAGCTGGAGGAGGAAACAAGGCTAAGAGCG GATCAAGATATCCGCTATGCCGATGTAATCTCCCAA GAGGAAGCAGATAGAAAGATGGCtatcgagctccaaaaacAACAGGAACAAATGGAACAAGAAGAACGCAAGTATCAAGAACAACTAGAGCAAGAGAGACAAGACCGGGAACTTGCCCTCAGATTGGCTCAAGAGAGCAATGGCCAGATCGAAGAAAGCCCACCGTTAATCAGAaa TGGATACAATGGAACAGACCCTCAAAGGGCGTCGTTTAAACTCAACAG ATCTGAGGCTGTTAGATCCCAACAAGCAAATCTAACAAAGGGCAAATACGACCTTTCCAAGTGGAAGTATTCAGAGTTGCGAGACACTATTAACACTTCCTGCGATATTGACTTGTTGGAGGCTTGCAGGCACGAGTTTCATCGCAG GTTAAAGGTGTATCATGCCTGGAAGGCGAAGAATAAGAAGAGAACTGTGATGAATGATAACGAACGGGCTCCCTTATCGGTCTTGGAATCTGCCCAGAAAACCCCCAG ATTGCCTCAGAAGGCGGTGCTTGACAACAACACGCAACGCTTCTTTAGAATCCCCTTCCAAAGATCAGGGGGAGATCCTAACATGAAAGGTTGGTGGTACGCTCACTTCGATGGTCAATACGTCGCTCGCCAAATGGAATTGCATCCAGATAAACAACCCATTTTATTAGTAGCTG GTAAAGACGACATGCAAATGTGCGAGCTTTCTCTAGAAGAAACGGGGTTAACCAGAAAGAGAGGCGCTgaaattctagaaaatgaatttaataagGATTGGGAGAAAAACGGGGGAAAATCCTATGTAAGGCCTGCCGATAGGAAGTAG